ACGCGCCGCACCGCTTCGGCGGCCTCTTCCGGGGAATTCGCCACCACTCCGTCGGGCACCGGAATGCCGGCCCCTCTGAAGATCTCCTTGGCCTGATACTCATGTATCTTCATGTCAGCGGATACTCCTTCAAAAAAGTCCAGGTCTACAACGGACAAACGTCATTCGCCGCTTGCGGAGGGCGGCCGGCAGGGTTAGAATGCCGCCTCGGACCGTATCCGGCCTTCGGTCCTCCCGCAATCCACCATCGAGCACAGGGGAATCATGTTCATCGAAACCGCACCACCCCCCGAAAAACAACTGACCATCCAGGACACCTTCCGCTTCGACTGCCATCAGGGTTTATCCTGCTTCAACACGTGCTGCCGGAACAAGCACCTCCCGCTGACGCCTTACGATGTCCTCAGGCTTCGCAGAAATTTGAACCTGCACTCCGACGTGTTCCTCGATCGGTACACCCTGTACCGCACAGACCCCCAATCCGGGTTTCCCGTCGTTCTGCTCAGGATGAGCGATGGGGCCGATGGACGCTGCCCCTTCCTCGGGGTCGAGGGATGCAAGGTCTATGCCGATCGGCCGACCGCCTGCCGCCTCTACCCGCTGTGCCGCGTATCGGGGTATGCCTCCGGCAGCGGCCGGCTCGAAGCCTTCTTTTATATGCTTGATCCGCCCCAGTGCCTCGGCAGGCAGGAAAACAGGGTATGGACGGTTGGCACCTGGCACACGGGGCAAGGCCTCGACCCTTACTCCGCCATGAACGACAGGATGCTGGAGCTCATATTCCACCCACGCCGCGCTTCGGGGAAAGGACTCGATGAACGTCAGCTTCAGAAGGTTCTGGTGGCATGCTACAATCTGGACATCTTTCGTGAATTCGTGTTTTCGACGGGCTTTCTGGATCGGTTCGAGGTCCCGGTGAACGTCAGGGAGTGCATCGCCGGGGACGACACCGCCCTGCTCGACCTGGGCCTCGCTTTTCTGCGCAAGGCGCTTTTCCCCCCGGATTGACGGCTTTGCGGAAGGCCTGCAGCCTCGATACAGGCCCATTCGGAGGCGGGTATCAGCTTGCGCCGAATCCCCAGCTGGAGATGCAGCTTTTCCCCATCGGTTCGCGCGCGGACCGTCCGGCTTCTTCGTTCGCGACCCCCCCTCTCAGGTGAAAACCGTTACAACCAGCTCTTGCAGAGATAGTGGAAAACATCCGAGAGATAGATCATGCCTATCATCCGGTTGCCTTCCACCACGGGCAGCCGCCGGGCCCTTCTCTTGACCATGCGGTCCATGACGACCATCACGTGATCGTCCGCTTCGGCCGTGGCGACGGGGGTGCTCATCACCTCTTCCACCTTCAGGCCCTCGAACCGCTCGAGGTAGGGGCCAAGTTCCCCCTCCCAGGCGGAAAAGCTCTCGAGTTCGTAGTTCATGAAGGGCGGACGCAAATGATAGATGACATCGAACATGGAGAGCATCCCCGTCACGTGCCCGATCGAATCGACCACCGGGATGCCGAAGGCCTTGTATCCCGTCGCCCGGACCTGAGCCTCGTGAAGCTTCTTGACCGCCTCTTTCAGAGGCGCATCCGCCGCTACCGTGTCAAACTCCCTCACCATGATGTCTCTTGCCTTCGCGTCCATATGCGCGCTCCATTCTTTTCGGATTCAGGACCTTTTCGAGGCTCGCGGAGCGAGGCGGCAGAACCGCGGCCGAGGAAAGGCCCGCCATGATCATGAAAGACAGCTGCACCGCCGCGCGACTCAGGGTTTGGCGGCCGAAACCGGTATCCCGCAGAGAAACTTCAGCACGTCGCTCCCGGTGTTGCGGTAGCAGTGGCGCAGTCCGCCCGGAACAAAGACGATGCTGCCCGCGCCGATCTCATGCCAATCCTGGCCGAGCCGCACCTGGCCTCTCCCCGCGACCACGTAATTCTCGTGCTCGAACGGATGGCTGTGGTCGGGTGTCCGGCAGCCCGGAGCCACCTCGATCATCCGGAGGGCATAAGTCGGCGCCCCGTCGGCCTCCCCGATCACCCAGCGGATGGACACACCGGGGGCCTCGGCTCCGAAATCCCTGGCCGGTACATCCTCGTAATGACAAACCTTCGGTTTCACGTTTTCCATCGGCACAACACGCCCCCGTTCACCGCCGCACGAGTCGGAAATCCTTTCCCAATCGACACTAAATGAATTCCAGCCCCTTGTCAAACACCCCTGTAGCGGGACTCCTGATCACGCAGCATCGCCTTCAATTTCTTCCGCAGCAGCGAATAACCGGCGACCACTCCGACCAGGCCCAGCACAAACAGGGAGTCGTTGTCCAGAATCAGACCACAGGCCGCCATCGCGACACCCCCCAAACAAAGCATGGCGATCAGGATTTTTTCAGTCTT
The DNA window shown above is from Desulfatiglans anilini DSM 4660 and carries:
- a CDS encoding CBS domain-containing protein, with amino-acid sequence MDAKARDIMVREFDTVAADAPLKEAVKKLHEAQVRATGYKAFGIPVVDSIGHVTGMLSMFDVIYHLRPPFMNYELESFSAWEGELGPYLERFEGLKVEEVMSTPVATAEADDHVMVVMDRMVKRRARRLPVVEGNRMIGMIYLSDVFHYLCKSWL
- a CDS encoding YkgJ family cysteine cluster protein, translating into MFIETAPPPEKQLTIQDTFRFDCHQGLSCFNTCCRNKHLPLTPYDVLRLRRNLNLHSDVFLDRYTLYRTDPQSGFPVVLLRMSDGADGRCPFLGVEGCKVYADRPTACRLYPLCRVSGYASGSGRLEAFFYMLDPPQCLGRQENRVWTVGTWHTGQGLDPYSAMNDRMLELIFHPRRASGKGLDERQLQKVLVACYNLDIFREFVFSTGFLDRFEVPVNVRECIAGDDTALLDLGLAFLRKALFPPD
- a CDS encoding cupin domain-containing protein is translated as MENVKPKVCHYEDVPARDFGAEAPGVSIRWVIGEADGAPTYALRMIEVAPGCRTPDHSHPFEHENYVVAGRGQVRLGQDWHEIGAGSIVFVPGGLRHCYRNTGSDVLKFLCGIPVSAAKP